From the genome of Solibacillus sp. FSL H8-0538:
AACTTGTATATTATCAGTACTAATAAGTTTACTACTAGTAAAATTGTATATCGCAGTAGGGAATATAGCACCAAATATGTCCCTAGTTGAGATAAATGAAAAGGTATTAGGGAAGTGGCTAGGAAGTTTTGTATCTGTCACTTTTATTTTTTTCACCTTCATTACAGCCGGAGAGCTTGTATCGTTTGTCAGTAGTTTTATGAATATAGAAATCATGCATGATTCACCTGCGTATCCATTTAGTATACTTTTTGGATTAGTTGTTATCATGGCGATCAGTTTAGGATTAGAAACCTTTGCTCGTTCAGCAGAAATTTTGTTTGTTGTATTTATTTTTTTGTTTGTTGCATTTATTCTATTAATTTCTCCCCAAATAAGGGTTGAAAACATCCAACCTGTATTAGAGCATGGGCCAAAGTCTATGCTGTTTAGTAGCTTACTTTTTTTAAGTATTTGTTCACTCCCCATGGTTTCATTGTTAATGATATTCCCTGTTTCAATTAGGGAACGAAAGGAAGCGGAAAAGGGATTTTATATAGGTACAATAATAGGTGGGGGAATATTAACAATCATTGTAACTTTATGTATTTTAGTGTTAAACCCAAAATACACAGCAAACTCTAGATACCCAGGTTACGACATAGCTAAGCTCATTTCAATCGGAAATTTTATAGAGCGGATTGAGGTTATTATGGCTTTTATGTGGATAATTACTATATTTTTCAAAACGCTATTATATTTTTATGCATCGGTCATTGGCTTATCGAGGTTACTAAAAGTAAAAAATAATCGTGTTCTTACATTGCCTCTTGGATTTATATTAATTCTTCTAGCTCAATTTGTTCATCCTGAAATAATCCATTTGGACATATATAACAAGGAGACTTGGTTCCCTTTAGTTACTACTTTCGGTCTTTTTCTTCCATTATTGCTATTACTTGTGGCTAAAATAAGGAAAATTGGTGGCGTTAAATAATCCGTAGTTGTTTCTTGCATTTTTCCAATGGGCACTTAAATAGTTGATTTCTACTAAGAATTCTGCAAAGCATAGGCTAAATAGTGATAGGTTATTGGTGCTCTGGCACTCGTTTTCCGCGGACGGTGGCGAGCCTATTCGGAAGGGTCTCACCGGTATCGCTTTTTCCGCATTAGTGTCGCGCGGCCGCAGCACTATTGGTTGCTGAATATAATAACGTAGAAGCATAAAAATACGATGAAAAAATACGGTTGCGGGGTTTTTCAGTGCCCTCGTATTTCACAGGAGTCATTCTTTTTTTGATTTTATTGCCCACTATAATGAATAATGTATGTCATAAAACTTTATAGTTCTTGTTTAACCTTTTCAAATGTTCTACATGATTTACACTCCGTCTTATCTTTCATAAAACCAAAAAGGATTCTTTGGAAGCGTTATCCAAAAGGTCCAATTTATAACTAGGGGTTGATTTCCGTTCTGGCTGGACGCTTTTCAGGGGGAGTTCGATGAGCCGCTTCGTTTGGTTTTCGAATCTTTAATACTAGAGCAGTTTAGTAATAGATTAGAAGGATGTATAAATAATTTATTACAAGTGGTGATACATAATGGAAATGATATTGAGGATATGTAGTTTCTTAACTACAATAGCAATTGCTTTGATAATTTGGAAATCTCCATCCGCGTTGGAAGAAGAAAAATCTTCAAAGA
Proteins encoded in this window:
- a CDS encoding GerAB/ArcD/ProY family transporter, which encodes MNNIVISARQFTILVVFFTVGTSLLFIPALVVGVVMQDAWITCILSVLISLLLVKLYIAVGNIAPNMSLVEINEKVLGKWLGSFVSVTFIFFTFITAGELVSFVSSFMNIEIMHDSPAYPFSILFGLVVIMAISLGLETFARSAEILFVVFIFLFVAFILLISPQIRVENIQPVLEHGPKSMLFSSLLFLSICSLPMVSLLMIFPVSIRERKEAEKGFYIGTIIGGGILTIIVTLCILVLNPKYTANSRYPGYDIAKLISIGNFIERIEVIMAFMWIITIFFKTLLYFYASVIGLSRLLKVKNNRVLTLPLGFILILLAQFVHPEIIHLDIYNKETWFPLVTTFGLFLPLLLLLVAKIRKIGGVK